One segment of Setaria viridis chromosome 4, Setaria_viridis_v4.0, whole genome shotgun sequence DNA contains the following:
- the LOC117852734 gene encoding uncharacterized protein, translated as MYWWNLSAATDWLESLNMLASLQELHLADTSLPPTNLNSLSQSNFTVLDKIDLSSNNFSSTFPYWLTSIQTVSEIKLAYCGLHGPIPKAVGNLTALTDLLLYKNSLEGAIPESIGRLCNLQIISLSDNNLVGDIDNLGKAMAGCMKKLITIDFGRNDLSGSLSGWLGSFSRLLSIDLSYNSLTGPVPSNISQLVRLNEVDISYNLLQGILSEEHLANLSKLSSLVLSSNSLRISVGANWVPPFQLYELKLHSCPLESQFPQWLWMQTRMETIDLHNTRTIGPLPDWLGTSLVSLSSLDLSNNLLTGKLPASVVHMKSLRFLRLDSNQLEGQIPDMPRSTDVLDLSNNSFSGPLPHILGNDLRFAFLSNNHLNGSIPSYLCDMAWLSVIYLSHNSLSGKLPNCWKQSSRLVRLDFSNNNLEGEIPPSFGSLTSLLSLHLNKNRLSGLLPTSLRSCNQLRLLDLGENLFKGSIPEWIGTSLKLLEMLRLRSNQFSGNIPVGLSQLQELQVLDLANNKLSGPLLRSIGNFIGMASKKPEPIIPLMVFTFGSYGVVYYNESLYIATKGEERIYSRILYLMKSIDLSDNELMGEIPLEIGALLQLKNLNLSRNRLSGHIPETVSRMGSLESLDLSWNQLSGVIPQSMASLHLLSHLNVSYNNLSGKVPPSSQLQTLGDQDPYIYAGNNYLCSPLVPDSCSEQKGNPVDHEEHTDGHDVVLYAFSGVGFGIGLAAVWWLLIFSKAVSMRYFQFVDSVGEKICDWMILQKIKANVKLMGRNQNLEPR; from the coding sequence ATGTATTGGTGGAACCTTTCCGCTGCTACAGACTGGCTGGAATCATTAAACATGCTTGCGTCCCTTCAGGAGCTTCATTTGGCTGATACCAGTCTTCCGCCCACAAACCTTAATTCTCTATCCCAGTCCAACTTCACGGTTCTAGATAAAATTGATTTGTCAAGCAACAACTTCAGTTCTACCTTTCCATATTGGTTAACTAGCATACAAACTGTATCAGAGATCAAGTTGGCCTATTGTGGGCTTCATGGTCCGATTCCTAAAGCTGTGGGAAATTTAACTGCCCTCACGGACCTCCTTTTGTACAAGAACAGTTTGGAAGGGGCAATTCCAGAATCAATAGGTCGATTGTGCAACTTGCAGATCATATCTTTGTCCGATAACAATCTTGTTGGTGATATCGACAACTTGGGGAAGGCCATGGCGGGCTGCATGAAGAAACTAATTACGATCGACTTTGGGCGTAATGATCTATCTGGAAGTCTGTCTGGATGGCTGGGGTCCTTCAGCAGACTCTTGTCAATTGACCTCAGCTATAATTCATTAACAGGTCCTGTACCTTCCAATATTAGTCAGCTTGTACGCTTAAATGAGGTTGACATTTCTTACAATTTGCTCCAAGGCATCTTATCTGAAGAACACCTAGCCAATCTATCCAAGCTATCTAGCCTTGTTTTGTCCTCTAATTCCTTGAGAATTTCTGTGGGTGCAAACTGGGTGCCACCCTTTCAGCTGTATGAACTCAAACTACATTCTTGCCCACTAGAATCTCAGTTCCCACAGTGGCTGTGGATGCAGACCAGAATGGAGACTATAGATTTGCACAACACGAGAACTATAGGCCCATTGCCTGATTGGCTTGGGACTTCATTGGTGTCTCTCTCTAGCTTGGATCTCTCCAACAACCTGCTCACAGGCAAGCTACCAGCCTCTGTGGTGCATATGAAGTCACTTCGTTTCTTGAGGCTGGATTCAAACCAACTAGAAGGTCAGATTCCTGATATGCCAAGAAGTACTGACGTGCTGGATCTCTCCAACAATTCTTTCTCAGGACCATTGCCCCATATTTTAGGGAACGACTTGCGCTTCGCATTCTTGTCAAATAATCATCTAAATGGAAGCATACCTTCGTATTTGTGCGACATGGCATGGTTGTCAGTAATATACCTGTCACACAACAGTTTATCAGGTAAACTCCCTAATTGCTGGAAGCAAAGCTCAAGATTAGTTAGGCTGGACTTCTCGAACAACAACCTTGAGGGAGAAATACCACCGAGCTTCGGCTCTCTTACTTCACTTCTTTCCTTGCATTTAAACAAGAATAGGTTATCTGGCCTGTTGCCTACCTCTCTAAGATCTTGCAACCAGTTGCGTTTACTTGATCTTGGAGAGAATCTTTTCAAGGGTTCTATACCTGAATGGATAGGAACTAGTCTAAAACTCCTTGAAATGCTTAGGCTGCGATCGAATCAGTTCTCGGGAAATATTCCTGTTGGATTGTCACAACTCCAAGAACTTCAAGTGTTGGATCTTGCCAATAACAAGCTCTCAGGGCCCCTCCTGCGAAGTATTGGAAACTTCATCGGAATGGCTTCAAAGAAACCAGAACCCATTATACCATTGATGGTTTTTACTTTTGGTTCTTACGGTGTTGTCTATTATAATGAGAGTCTATACATTGCAActaaaggagaagaaagaatatATTCTAGGATCCTTTATCTGATGAAGAGCATTGACCTTTCTGACAATGAACTAATGGGAGAAATTCCTCTTGAAATTGGAGCTCTTTTGCAACTCAAGAACCTGAATCTATCAAGAAATCGCCTCAGTGGACATATCCCAGAGACAGTTAGTCGTATGGGTTCATTGGAGTCCCTTGATCTCTCATGGAACCAGCTTTCTGGTGTGATTCCTCAGAGCATGGCATCATTGCACTTGCTAAGCCACCTCAATGTGTCTTACAACAATCTTTCTGGGAAGGTACCTCCAAGCTCTCAGCTTCAAACACTTGGTGATCAAGATCCATACATATATGCAGGCAACAACTATCTCTGCAGCCCTCTTGTTCCCGATAGCTGTTCTGAACAGAAGGGAAATCCAGTTGATCATGAAGAACACACAGATGGCCACGATGTCGTGTTGTATGCATTTTCAGGAGTCGGCTTTGGAATTGGATTGGCAGCTGTATGGTGGCTACTTATATTCAGCAAGGCAGTGAGCATGCGCTACTTCCAGTTCGTTGACTCCGTAGGTGAGAAAATCTGTGACTGGATGATACTACAGAAGATAAAGGCAAACGTGAAATTGATGGGAAGAAACCAGAATCTAGAACCCAGGTAA